A section of the Chryseobacterium scophthalmum genome encodes:
- a CDS encoding T9SS type A sorting domain-containing protein: MKKIFTILGVVAVAAFANAQTTVLTDTFNYTGALTANGWVSHSGTAGQLSADGTKANLVAGNNEDANKAFSAPYAVSATGISKADYSAVINVPSSAGLTTSGDYFLMFIVTAGTSPGNFNGRLYVKGSATGYSLGILNNGAGTPAPSPTYGTEIPYGTVANITVTYIIDNSVTPATNTATLQINSQPLLTNNLGTGSAPATLGGLAIRQAGNATSGTGNVSIGNLVARTYVSGTLAVADFNKTKSNFVKNTFVKNDEITFGADAKDVKVYTLTGQLVKTASVKANGTLNIAELAEGNYIVTGTVNNQAVSQKILKD; the protein is encoded by the coding sequence ATGAAAAAAATCTTTACAATCTTAGGAGTTGTTGCTGTTGCAGCTTTTGCAAATGCACAGACAACAGTTTTAACTGATACCTTTAATTATACAGGTGCTTTAACTGCAAATGGCTGGGTTTCTCATAGTGGAACTGCAGGTCAATTGTCTGCTGATGGAACTAAGGCTAATTTAGTAGCTGGAAATAATGAAGATGCTAATAAAGCATTTTCGGCTCCTTATGCAGTAAGTGCAACTGGAATTAGTAAAGCAGATTATTCAGCTGTTATTAATGTTCCAAGTTCAGCAGGACTTACAACTTCTGGTGATTATTTTTTAATGTTCATTGTAACAGCAGGTACTTCTCCTGGTAACTTTAATGGAAGATTATATGTTAAAGGTTCTGCAACTGGATATTCTTTAGGAATTTTAAATAATGGAGCAGGAACTCCAGCTCCAAGCCCTACATATGGTACTGAAATTCCTTACGGAACTGTAGCAAATATTACGGTAACATATATTATTGATAATTCTGTAACTCCAGCAACAAATACTGCAACATTACAAATTAATTCTCAGCCTCTTCTAACAAATAATTTAGGAACAGGATCAGCGCCAGCAACTTTAGGAGGTCTTGCGATCAGACAAGCTGGAAATGCTACATCTGGTACAGGAAATGTTAGTATAGGTAATTTAGTAGCAAGAACTTACGTTTCAGGAACTTTAGCTGTGGCAGATTTCAACAAAACAAAATCAAACTTTGTAAAAAATACTTTTGTTAAGAATGACGAAATTACTTTCGGAGCAGATGCAAAAGATGTAAAAGTTTATACATTAACAGGTCAATTAGTAAAAACAGCTTCTGTAAAAGCTAACGGAACTTTAAATATTGCTGAATTAGCTGAAGGTAACTATATCGTTACAGGAACTGTAAACAACCAAGCAGTTTCTCAGAAAATTTTGAAAGACTAA
- a CDS encoding lamin tail domain-containing protein: MKKVFTLIGLVSIAAFSNAQIVINEVYTGGGLLGAAITNDFIELKNIGSSTASLNGATIQYASSSGAFTQYNNLPNITLTPGQTYLIQQGSDGLGGLINLLNPNLIVTVLLNLDGSPSVGVGVGLALTSGKVALASNATPVTGPTAANVLDFVGYGLANQFEGAGAAPSPTILNSITRTTGDTNNNNVDFTISLPTPQATSGTLAVNDLTDFSKKSMFIKNSLVKNDEIIFAAEVKDIKVYTLSGQLVKTASVKNGVSLNVAELQKGNYIVTGFVDNQPVSQKILKD, encoded by the coding sequence ATGAAAAAAGTATTTACTCTTATCGGACTTGTTTCGATAGCAGCATTCTCCAATGCTCAGATTGTAATCAATGAAGTTTATACCGGTGGCGGGCTTTTAGGAGCTGCCATTACCAATGACTTCATAGAATTGAAAAACATAGGTTCCTCTACAGCTTCCTTAAATGGCGCAACTATTCAATATGCATCTTCCTCAGGAGCTTTTACCCAGTACAACAATTTACCCAATATCACTTTAACTCCGGGACAAACGTACTTAATTCAGCAAGGTTCTGATGGATTAGGTGGGCTCATTAATTTATTAAATCCCAATCTTATCGTTACGGTTCTCTTGAATTTAGACGGTTCACCAAGTGTTGGGGTAGGTGTTGGTCTTGCGCTTACTTCAGGAAAGGTTGCTTTGGCAAGTAATGCCACACCAGTTACAGGACCAACTGCTGCAAATGTTTTAGATTTTGTAGGCTATGGTTTGGCTAATCAGTTTGAAGGAGCAGGAGCAGCTCCGTCACCGACTATTTTAAATTCCATTACCAGAACAACTGGAGATACCAATAACAACAACGTAGATTTTACAATAAGTTTACCTACGCCACAGGCAACATCCGGAACTTTAGCGGTTAATGATTTAACTGATTTTTCCAAAAAATCAATGTTTATTAAAAACTCATTGGTTAAAAATGATGAGATTATTTTCGCTGCAGAGGTGAAAGATATTAAGGTTTACACATTATCTGGACAGTTGGTAAAAACAGCTTCTGTAAAAAATGGTGTTTCTTTAAATGTTGCTGAATTACAAAAAGGTAATTATATCGTAACAGGATTTGTAGATAATCAACCGGTTTCTCAGAAGATTTTGAAAGATTAA
- a CDS encoding aminopeptidase, translating to MKKFSIGLFLIWGVVQVSAQKDSISIHAKLSQDRKTLVVNQEIVYHNHSDKDLNKIKLLNWISAYNKRGTSLVYRKLEDRNNSLHFAKQEELGKVLELNIKNSGNQLVPVKTISDENLFLSLNENLEPGKSVKLQLQYKMQLPDKKFTGYGTSEQDIALKYFFIVPDHFDVDNISKRDYHDIEESVNFNTYWSVDFDAPSNSFIQSNLQQIQPNLFKGYLDSDPEFIISKNTFPTIKIDTEDIKTEIKFGYNISKQEIQNLEFYLPLQLKFIKDKIGFIPEQLFISEKFRAKEDFFGNNDIKFWKFRFKLFSDAENTDLDYFGIISKKILDESIITDKQENHWFKNGLKSYLEIQYLKKFYGETKLLGNLPENSILGVKPLKLFHASRVKLLDRYGLAYQYIMSQNLDQKIDEPFAVLSNFNDMAISSFETGTLFSYSADKMGEEKFNLLLKNYTAENTDQQAYPEDFLDQLAKEEASTSYLKGFLKQKNRVNFRLKNFRINNDSLNIKIVKNTDEAIPVKLETQTKSGEKTSYWIETAENERLKTVSLPSEDIYKITLNNDYIFPEANYRDNFLYTKGLFSNAKKIKFKLIKDIPNPEFNEIYLNPRIRFTNTYDKFLIGINFKNQSLFDQKFLYSLTPSFSTGTGKMTGSGAVSYSFLPAESVIQRLTFGVSGSYFHYDYDLAYQKNSLYSNFSFRKNPRSTVSRGLGISYTYFERDLSAKMIANRDYDKYNLWTVGYGYTDNQMIHEKSFSLSTQGMEDYNKITAEGFYRWEFAPRQKLSLRLFAGYFVRNETRNNTFNYGISRVSDYSFSYNLLGQSASSGILSQQFILADGGFKSFLPGTVNQWITSFNVDSSVWKIFHVYADAGLYKNKNNPTQFIWDSGVKVRLIPDFLEIYLPVQSSLGFEPGFKDYGKRIRYTLILNLSTIINAARRGWY from the coding sequence TTGAAAAAGTTTAGTATTGGTCTTTTTTTGATTTGGGGAGTTGTACAGGTTTCTGCACAAAAAGATAGCATTTCCATTCATGCAAAATTATCACAGGACAGAAAAACGCTTGTGGTTAATCAGGAAATTGTATATCATAACCATTCTGATAAAGATTTAAACAAAATAAAACTTCTCAACTGGATTTCTGCCTATAACAAAAGAGGAACTTCTCTTGTTTACAGAAAATTGGAAGACAGAAACAACAGTCTTCACTTTGCAAAACAGGAAGAACTGGGAAAAGTTTTAGAATTAAATATAAAAAATTCGGGAAACCAACTTGTTCCGGTAAAAACTATTTCTGACGAGAATTTATTTCTTTCTTTGAATGAAAATTTAGAACCCGGAAAAAGTGTTAAGTTGCAATTGCAGTATAAAATGCAGCTTCCTGATAAAAAATTTACTGGTTACGGAACTTCTGAGCAGGACATTGCTTTAAAATATTTTTTTATTGTTCCTGATCATTTTGATGTTGATAATATTTCTAAAAGGGATTATCACGACATTGAAGAATCTGTTAATTTTAACACGTATTGGTCGGTTGATTTTGATGCGCCTTCCAATTCTTTTATTCAAAGTAATCTTCAGCAGATTCAGCCTAATTTATTTAAAGGATATTTAGATTCAGATCCTGAATTTATTATTTCTAAAAATACTTTTCCCACGATAAAAATCGATACAGAAGATATTAAAACTGAAATAAAATTTGGATACAATATCAGTAAGCAGGAAATTCAGAATCTTGAATTTTACCTTCCTTTGCAACTGAAATTCATTAAAGATAAAATTGGTTTTATTCCGGAACAGCTTTTTATTTCGGAAAAATTCAGGGCAAAAGAAGATTTTTTTGGAAATAATGATATTAAATTTTGGAAATTCAGGTTTAAATTGTTTTCGGATGCTGAAAATACTGATTTAGATTATTTCGGAATTATCTCAAAAAAAATTCTTGACGAAAGTATTATCACCGATAAGCAGGAAAATCACTGGTTTAAAAATGGTTTAAAATCATATCTTGAAATTCAGTATCTGAAAAAATTCTACGGAGAAACAAAACTTCTCGGAAACCTTCCTGAAAATAGTATTTTAGGAGTTAAGCCTTTAAAATTATTCCATGCTTCGAGGGTAAAATTGCTGGATCGATATGGTTTGGCTTATCAATACATCATGTCTCAGAATCTCGATCAGAAAATTGACGAACCTTTTGCGGTTTTGAGTAATTTTAATGATATGGCGATCAGTAGCTTTGAAACGGGAACCCTTTTCAGTTATTCTGCCGATAAAATGGGTGAAGAAAAATTTAATCTTCTACTTAAAAATTATACTGCCGAAAATACAGATCAACAGGCTTATCCTGAAGATTTTTTAGATCAGTTGGCAAAAGAAGAAGCTTCAACTTCTTATTTAAAAGGATTTTTGAAGCAGAAAAACAGAGTTAATTTCAGGCTTAAAAATTTCAGAATAAATAACGATTCTCTTAATATTAAAATCGTAAAAAATACAGACGAGGCAATTCCTGTAAAGCTGGAAACTCAAACCAAGAGCGGAGAAAAAACTTCTTACTGGATTGAAACTGCAGAAAACGAAAGGCTGAAAACAGTGAGTCTTCCGTCTGAAGATATTTATAAAATTACATTAAATAACGATTACATATTTCCGGAAGCGAATTACCGCGATAATTTTCTTTATACCAAAGGATTATTTTCGAATGCCAAAAAAATTAAATTTAAACTCATTAAAGATATTCCAAATCCTGAGTTTAATGAAATATATCTAAACCCGAGAATACGATTCACCAATACCTATGATAAATTTCTGATTGGTATCAACTTTAAAAACCAATCACTTTTTGATCAGAAATTTTTATATTCATTAACTCCGTCATTCAGTACAGGAACAGGTAAAATGACAGGTTCAGGAGCAGTCTCCTACTCTTTTTTGCCCGCTGAAAGTGTGATTCAGAGATTGACTTTTGGAGTTTCAGGATCCTATTTTCATTATGATTATGATTTAGCCTATCAGAAAAATTCACTGTATTCGAATTTCAGTTTCAGAAAAAATCCGAGAAGTACGGTAAGCCGTGGTTTAGGAATTTCTTATACTTATTTTGAACGTGATCTGAGTGCAAAAATGATTGCCAATCGTGATTACGACAAATATAATCTTTGGACGGTTGGTTACGGCTACACCGATAATCAGATGATTCATGAGAAAAGTTTCAGTCTGAGTACACAAGGAATGGAAGATTATAACAAGATTACGGCAGAAGGATTTTACAGATGGGAATTTGCACCAAGACAAAAGCTTAGTTTAAGACTTTTCGCAGGATATTTTGTAAGAAATGAAACCCGAAACAATACTTTTAATTACGGAATTTCAAGAGTTTCAGATTATTCTTTTTCATACAATCTTTTAGGACAAAGTGCATCGAGCGGAATTTTATCACAACAGTTTATTTTAGCTGATGGTGGCTTTAAATCTTTTCTACCGGGAACGGTGAATCAGTGGATTACTTCTTTCAATGTAGATTCAAGTGTCTGGAAAATTTTCCATGTATACGCAGATGCAGGTTTATATAAAAACAAAAATAATCCGACACAGTTTATTTGGGACAGCGGTGTGAAAGTTCGTTTAATCCCGGATTTTCTTGAAATATATCTTCCGGTACAATCTTCTCTAGGTTTTGAACCCGGTTTTAAAGATTATGGAAAAAGAATACGATATACTTTGATTTTAAATCTGAGCACCATTATTAATGCTGCGAGAAGAGGTTGGTATTAA
- the pyrF gene encoding orotidine-5'-phosphate decarboxylase has translation MESKKEFFLECYKLGIIKFGRFTLKSGIESPFYVDLRPLASDPKILKNLANYLLEMLPLDNFDLICGVPYAALPMATAMSLESYIPLIIKRKEAKNYGTKKLIEGIYQKGQNCLLVEDVITSGKSLIETITEVEQEDLKVADIVVVLDREQGGKQLLESKGFRVHTLFNISEVCTILQEEGELSDEEVKRIQDFLKGNHIQFEEKKRLSYQEKFENAQHSVSKKLLETALAKQSNLIASADVTTTQELLELAEKVGPNIIALKTHIDIISDFDYQNTIVPLKELASKHNFLLMEDRKFADIGNTQELQFTSGVFKITDWADFVTSQVIGGFESLDCFKNVGVVAIIGMSSKGTLTTNSYREEALKVALSHPNVIGGVSQNMLPEEILLFTPGVNLADSGDGKGQQYNTPEHVFKTLHTDFIIVGRGIYKSENPAEASVTYKNEGWNAYLASL, from the coding sequence ATGGAAAGTAAGAAAGAATTCTTTTTGGAATGTTACAAACTGGGCATCATCAAATTTGGAAGATTTACATTAAAAAGCGGTATCGAAAGTCCGTTTTATGTAGATTTAAGACCTTTAGCATCAGATCCTAAAATTTTAAAAAACCTGGCCAATTATTTACTGGAAATGCTTCCTTTAGATAATTTTGATCTGATTTGCGGAGTTCCTTATGCTGCACTTCCAATGGCTACAGCAATGTCTTTGGAAAGCTATATTCCATTAATTATTAAAAGAAAAGAAGCAAAAAACTACGGTACTAAAAAATTAATTGAAGGAATTTACCAGAAAGGACAAAACTGTCTTTTGGTAGAAGATGTTATCACCTCTGGAAAATCTTTGATAGAAACTATCACTGAAGTTGAACAGGAAGATCTGAAAGTTGCCGATATTGTTGTTGTTTTAGACAGAGAACAAGGTGGCAAACAGCTTTTGGAAAGCAAAGGTTTCAGAGTTCATACTTTATTTAATATTTCTGAAGTTTGTACAATTCTACAGGAAGAAGGTGAATTGAGCGATGAGGAAGTAAAAAGAATTCAGGATTTTTTAAAAGGAAATCATATTCAGTTTGAAGAAAAGAAAAGACTTTCTTATCAGGAAAAATTTGAAAATGCACAGCATTCTGTTTCAAAAAAATTATTGGAAACTGCTTTAGCAAAACAATCTAACTTAATTGCTTCAGCTGATGTAACGACCACTCAGGAATTATTGGAACTTGCTGAAAAGGTAGGTCCAAATATTATTGCCTTAAAAACTCACATCGATATTATTTCAGATTTCGATTATCAAAATACAATCGTTCCTTTGAAAGAATTGGCTTCAAAGCACAACTTTCTATTAATGGAAGACAGAAAATTTGCCGACATCGGGAACACGCAGGAATTACAGTTTACAAGTGGAGTTTTCAAAATTACAGACTGGGCAGATTTTGTAACTTCTCAGGTAATTGGTGGCTTCGAATCTTTAGACTGTTTCAAAAATGTAGGTGTTGTTGCCATTATCGGAATGTCTTCAAAAGGAACTTTAACGACGAACAGCTACAGAGAAGAAGCTTTAAAAGTGGCTTTATCTCATCCTAACGTAATTGGTGGAGTTTCTCAGAATATGCTTCCTGAAGAAATTTTGTTATTTACTCCAGGTGTAAATTTAGCAGACTCAGGTGACGGAAAAGGTCAGCAATACAATACTCCGGAACATGTTTTCAAAACGCTTCACACTGACTTCATTATTGTAGGAAGAGGAATTTACAAATCTGAAAATCCTGCAGAAGCTTCTGTTACTTATAAAAACGAAGGCTGGAACGCTTATCTCGCTTCATTATAA
- a CDS encoding YkvA family protein, with protein MKYSKLNLAKEAIAHKGFLKKIPDMFRMVNMWRKGNYPVKSMDLILPLVGLLYVISPIDIIPDFIIVAGVLDDLAVLSLAIPKLIREVDKFLLWEAEQKYSTNGAKIIDAEIV; from the coding sequence ATGAAATATTCAAAACTCAATCTTGCAAAAGAAGCAATTGCCCACAAAGGCTTCTTAAAAAAAATTCCGGACATGTTCAGAATGGTGAATATGTGGAGAAAAGGTAATTATCCTGTAAAGTCGATGGATCTTATTTTACCATTGGTAGGTCTTCTTTACGTCATCTCTCCTATTGATATCATTCCCGACTTCATTATTGTTGCGGGAGTTCTGGATGATTTGGCAGTTTTATCTTTAGCCATTCCAAAATTAATAAGGGAAGTTGATAAATTTCTTCTTTGGGAAGCTGAACAGAAATACAGTACAAACGGGGCAAAAATAATTGACGCAGAAATCGTTTAA
- a CDS encoding TlpA family protein disulfide reductase, protein MKKLAIYVVVLVVLGVIFLVPGIRNYLKDQFFPIATIENAVHINEEDYDVDLQGINVPSTNLKNFKNKPVFLNFWGTWCPPCRKEWPSIQRLYDRRKENVDFVLIAMKDEEATVRKFLKENNYTVPVYIAQSPISEKILPKAFPTTFLLDKNGRILIKEDAATDWDAESIHQFIDNIIK, encoded by the coding sequence ATGAAAAAACTGGCTATTTACGTTGTTGTTCTCGTAGTTTTAGGTGTTATTTTTTTAGTTCCCGGAATACGAAATTATCTTAAAGATCAATTTTTCCCGATCGCTACTATAGAAAATGCAGTACACATCAATGAAGAAGATTATGATGTCGATTTACAGGGAATCAATGTTCCAAGTACCAATCTGAAAAACTTTAAAAACAAACCTGTTTTTCTGAATTTTTGGGGAACATGGTGTCCTCCGTGTAGAAAAGAATGGCCTTCAATTCAAAGATTGTACGACAGAAGAAAAGAAAATGTAGATTTTGTTTTAATTGCAATGAAAGACGAGGAAGCAACCGTAAGAAAATTTTTGAAAGAAAATAACTACACCGTTCCTGTATATATTGCGCAAAGCCCAATCTCTGAAAAGATCCTTCCGAAAGCTTTCCCTACAACCTTTCTTTTAGACAAAAACGGGAGAATTTTAATCAAGGAAGATGCCGCAACTGATTGGGATGCAGAATCTATCCACCAGTTTATTGATAATATTATTAAGTAA